In one Drosophila albomicans strain 15112-1751.03 chromosome X, ASM965048v2, whole genome shotgun sequence genomic region, the following are encoded:
- the LOC117565574 gene encoding dnaJ protein homolog 1 codes for MGKDFYQILGISRHAEEDEIKKAYRKLALKYHPDKNKSAEATERFKLVAEAYEVLSDKRKRDIYDRSGEEGLNHGCNSQESGSEPSYHFHGDPSATFAQFFGSFGDPSKVFDESSANDPFSALAGFPGFSTRTQDPAIVHELFVRLEDINSGCQKKMQISRMKLVNGVPRKQLKQLVIEIKPGWKSGTKVTFSKEGDESTNRIPADIVFIIRDAPHPLFERVGSDIHHTVKITLKQALCGVSIEVPTLQPDVPLFYHSNDEIIGPTTVKCFSGHGLPYPKNPLQRGALFLRFDIQFPHALPAPLIRQLEELLPDC; via the coding sequence aTGGGCAAAGATTTCTACCAAATACTTGGCATAAGTCGCCATGCCGAGGAGGATGAAATTAAGAAAGCCTATCGCAAATTGGCCCTCAAATATCATCCCGACAAGAATAAAAGTGCCGAGGCAACCGAACGTTTCAAACTGGTCGCTGAAGCCTACGAAGTGCTATCCGACAAAAGGAAACGCGACATTTACGATCGCTCCGGCGAAGAGGGTTTAAATCACGGCTGCAACAGCCAGGAAAGCGGCTCTGAACCCAGTTATCATTTTCATGGAGATCCCAGCGCAACATTTGCACAATTCTTCGGCAGCTTTGGCGATCCAAGTAAGGTGTTTGACGAGAGCTCTGCCAATGATCCATTTAGTGCGTTGGCTGGTTTTCCTGGTTTCTCAACCAGAACCCAGGATCCGGCAATTGTGCATGAACTGTTTGTGAGGCTCGAGGACATCAACAGCGGTTGCCAGAAGAAAATGCAAATCTCACGCATGAAACTGGTGAACGGTGTGCCGCGCAAGCAGCTCAAGCAGCTGGTCATTGAAATCAAACCAGGTTGGAAATCGGGTACCAAAGTCACCTTCAGCAAAGAGGGGGACGAGTCAACAAATCGCATTCCTGCCGACATTGTCTTCATCATACGAGATGCGCCGCATCCGCTGTTCGAGCGCGTTGGCAGCGACATTCATCACACCGTCAAGATCACACTGAAGCAGGCGCTGTGCGGTGTCAGCATTGAGGTGCCCACCTTGCAACCCGATGTGCCTTTGTTCTATCACAGCAATGACGAGATCATTGGACCGACGACAGTGAAGTGTTTCTCAGGACATGGTTTGCCGTATCCGAAGAATCCGTTGCAACGTGGTGCGCTCTTTTTGCGCTTCGACATTCAGTTTCCTCACGCGTTGCCGGCCCCACTGATCAGACAGCTGGAGGAGCTGCTGCCGGACTGCTAA